CCAAAATCCTGCCTGCCACATTCAAAAAGCCAAGATCAGACACTCAAACTGTGCAACAACCATCTATAACCGAACATTGACAAGAAGGGACTGAGGGTTGATCTGGCTGTTTTAATATTTGCAGTCCCAGAGTAGAATATAGCAGACATACACTGTGGGTGGCAATGGCAAAGAAGTTAGATATAAgtttatgaataataaaaatgattagtTTTGCCTTACAGAAGAAACTTGACGCTTAATGTATAAGCAGTAGGCTGTTTCATTGAAAATTCTTCTTTATCTCCACATAAAGACTGAGATTTCTCTTTATCATATTTAAGGAGGGAATTTCTCTTCCATTTAGCTGTAGGCTTGGCAGTCATCAGAGATTGAAATATtcattatgtaaacataaaccatagctacaaaacagaaaacaggtCTGTTTGTGTGGTTGTTTGGCAGTCAATTTTGAAGCAATTTTCACAAACCTctcaaaagtatttttaatatgtCTAGTTGTGAGGTTAATATAAATCAGATCCCCACATGTCAAGCAATAATTCTGAAGGCTACAGAAGAGAAAAACAGTCAATACAGTAAGGAAATTACACTGCGACGGCGCCTGTCTAATACAACCAATAATATTCACTTCAAGGGAGTGTGTAGTCCATCAGTCTGTTCAAAACATGACTGCCATTGCAGAGGTGAAAGTTTAATGTCAATGCAGCGAATGCTTCCTTCGTTCACCTTTGAACTTTGACCTCTGATCTAGCACCCTCTGTGGTCTTGTCTAATGTTTCTTAATGAGGCATGCTCTCTTGAACACCGTAATTGAAGGTTTCTAAAACTTGTATTAAGAGAGATTCAGAGAGAAAAAGTGATCCAGGATTTGGGGTGTGATGGATCTAGAAACACAGAACTATTCAGGAATTCTGACAACTGACCCAACCTCTCCACAGCTCACCGCACGGCGCCTTAAAATATCCCCGGAAGGGTAATGTTTCAATCACGGTCCCAAACCCTGTTACTCTTATAGGGGAAACAATTGTAATAtgggaaaacaatacaataaacatcacaagatgagacacacacagaatgtaaactatataaaatgtaaaaaatatgaattaaaagtcactaaaattgtaaaaaattaaataataaaataatttcacttTTCTATAGAAAGTTGggtcaagaaaataaaataaacagtgcaATAACTGAGCTAGGTAATTGCTTCAAACTACaataatagttatattataataataataataataaatgaatgttagCCTTAAAATGTAGGCAATACATTGTAATTTGTGGAAATTACAAAGAAATTGACCTTTTCTCAGAAaccttatttttgtttattattttgaacaatgtttgtTCCCTTTTCCtcttattttcctcactttTTATTTGGTATTTTGTTTGATAccaaatcacatttataaactttaGAAGTGTATCTTAGGAGTGCAAAACTGGGTAAATGGGTAAATTGTAAATGGGTCGATATCCTGCACGTCATTTTCCTTGTATATGTTAGAGGATACAAACTGTATCATGTAACTAAATCTGAAAATCACATCCATTTGCTGTGTTTCTATTACATACACATTATGACAGTCACCGATCATCTAAACTTCAAAATAAACCCAGAACTCCATTGGAGAATATTAAACAAACCGAACATgaatttaatttgcattttttatattcaataacAACCTATGATTGACACTTCGCATTCCTTCATGGTAGTAAACGTAAGCAAATATAAGATGAGGTGTAGAGAGAAATGTGAGCTGTCAATCATGTGTTAATAACGCAGTGAGCTGTCAATCATGTCTCAGTTAACAGCTCTGAGTCTGAGGAGAGAAACAAACTTACCGGCATCATGATTGTGGAATGGTGAAATCCAACAGGAAGATGTTTAACTCCCTGTGTCCCAAAGGGAAAGGaccaaacaataatatttttaattgtataattCGAGCCCTGTTCCCGTTGTGAGTGATGTTCCAGCTGAAGTGGGTCATTTACGTCAGAGCGGAGTTGATTCGGTGTTTTTCTGCCGGTTTTAAGCGGTCCTCATAGCGAATCCAGAATCCCACTACTGCGAAGGCTGAGCTCATGAATATTTAGTACCTCGTGGTGACGTTGCTTGGTTACGTCGCTTGAAGGCCCTGTCATGCTGcgtaattaatattcatgagcgaGGCCTTCAGCGCAGTAGGATTCGTAAATTCGCTTCTATTTCACGTCGGGACTGAGAATCTGCATTGCACCGACTCGCGGTGAAGTAATAAACCACCACCGACAGACAGTTCACAGGCACACGATAAAATTACACGATGTCAACGACAGATATGTGTAGTGTATTAGATACTTCAAACAAATAACtgtcgtatttatttttataaacgtAAGTGGTGCGCCATAGACTCATAAAGTCTAGTGGCCTACATTTATTACTACTTACGAATTACATATTCTATAGTGTGATTATATAACTGTACAAATAaatctctccaaaaagtatttaatcacttattactttctatatcatatgaaccttgattagttaaagGATGGATATGAAATTGCTCttataaatgtttcaaataaataatataaaactacatagaGTACAATAATATTACATACATTATTGACCGACCAAAgcattacaaatgtgagaattatacattaaagcacgaATTTTAGGTTAGACTGGCTTtatgatgtcaattccactattgcacacacatatattacacacagtattttgtttaattactgCAGAGGTAACTgtaataaaattacagaaaattttgaataatcccttactttactttttcaagagAAAAGTAATAAATTACGGTAACAatttacttagtaactagtttcACCCAACACGGCAACCAACCATACATTGTCTTTAGACAATTTCCTAGTACAATATTCTTTGACGTACATGGGAGTATCATggtatttgtaataaaaccGTGGTATGGTAATATAAAAGGTAGtagctttcctgttgctcagtggtaagagcatggcatcATCAACGCCAAGGTCCCAGGGATTGTATATactcaaaaatatttgtatagttTCATGCAATTTAaggcactttggataaaagcgtctgctaaaagcattcatgtaaatgtaatcattGTACTGCATAATACCATAGTTAATTATTTTTAGACCACCATAGTCCCATACAATTTTCAAATTAGTGTAACGCAAACAACCACAACAAAGTAAATGCTggatttttttggtttatttgaaTTTGACTCATTTCAACAATCAGTTTGGAGAGATTAGATAATCtagtttttcattcattttttttccattcaaCTGATGACCTGTGAATGTGTCCTGGAATGTTTAATATCTATAACATTAGATACAGTAGTTGTGCCCATGTATCTTAGAGACTTCAAGAACTGTCCATTACAAGCACCAACTGGGTGAGTTTTTCACTTACTGCAGGATGTTGTGATCAACAATCCAGACAATTTGGGGACACCTAGTTTTAGAGAGAGGGCATAAAACACTAACATCTGCAATCAATCATGATACCAATGAGTTTACAATGAAAAACATCACTAGTGATATCCCACTTTGCCTGCGAGTTTACATGATTGGCCAGATTAGGtaacatttctataaaaaaaaaaatacccaTCTAGACACTAATACAGAGTACCCAGATTGTGTGCTTGGCACTGCAATACAGCAAAATCCTGGTCCAAtataataatcaaacaaaaactGATAATAACAACACtaacaataattattatataaagtttTTGGATGTATTTTACTGAACGCAGCAGTTTTGACCATTGGCATCCTTGAAGCGCAGACGCATCTTGGGTTTGTATTTTTCAAGGTACATCAGTTGTTTGGCGTTGAAAGCCCCACGCCTTTTcctaaaaatatatagaatttGCATAAAAACACACGTATTCCCATCAGAACTATGTGAACTATATTGTACTCTGTGACTCACTCTCGAATAAACTGGACAGCATCTTCATACATCATCCCACACTCGATCAAGGCTATAGCCACCAATACAGGAGCTCTGGACGCAAACATGAATGTAATTCAACAGAAATTGACATGATTAATCTACAGAACAGGACCAAAAGTTTCTAGAAGGACAGAGCAGATACTGCATCCACAAACAAGATAATGAGGCTGTAATAACTATGATTAATCAACAAAGAAACACCTGCTTACTGGTTCATAAATGTCATGATAATACTTACCGGCCCAATCCAGCAACACAATGTACTGCAATGCAACAGCCTGGTTCCTccttaaatttacatttcaggAGATTTAACCACTCATCAACAATTTGGTCAGGGGGCGAACAGCCATCATCAAAAGGTCGATCcttgaaaaataacaaattataaaCTGCTGCGAAcaattatcatttaaatgacaaaaaaattccaatgttttgttttaattcaaaACAACATTGAGCTAACTACAGGGTTTAATAGCAATTCTTACCAAAACTTCAATGCCTTCTTTTTCCACTGGAGTCTTGTCATAAGTCGCTTCACAAACCCGAACAAGCGTCTGCACTCCAAAACTCTTCAGTTCCTGAAAGTGTCAAATATTATCCATAGAGTTGATTTGTAATTCAGAATACTAGAGGAACAAGAATATTCAAGAAACAAAAAGGTAGCCTACAGATGAAACTCACCTCTGTAAACTTGGTCAGCTGTGAATTGGTGGGATTGTGGGTGATGAGAAACCTCATGCATTCATAGGTGATCTCGACTGGAGCTGGACGATTCATTTTGACACTTAAATGATTAATTGTACTTAAAAAAGAAACTTCCAAAACGGTGGGAAAAAATTATCTTAGCCACTTGGCATTCAGGTAAAACTTTGTATTTTCTAAACGTGAAATATTAAGAGTATTCCACTTTCACAATCCCTcgatttgaaaataaaaactgaagaaGGGAACTATCCTTCCGATTCGCAATTTCTAATTACCCCATTCAGGAGAGGAGAGGTGATCAGTTGGCACTAAAGAGAGGAAAAATGGTTCACTCTCTAGTACCTGGATTGGCTCAAACCGATTCATACACTAACTTTGGACAAAAACAGATGCTCCCCAAAAGTGCAGAATGTAAGATGGGCAGTCAGGTAGGAATATCTTCATATGGCAGGCCCTCTTTTCACTTGTCAACAATGACCAGGTGCTGTGCCTGGCAGAAGTCTCCACTCACACTGACAAACGCCATAAATGTGCAGCCTGGAAAAAGAACAGGATTAGTGGCAAATAACCAGGACGCTGGATCCTAAGGCGCATCACAACAAGCAAGTGCAGTGAATCAAAACACATCACCAATGACCTCAATGAACACTGGATGTAGCCTACAGCTGAGGAGAGACCTCATTCCAATGCAGTTAATATTGCACTGGCCAATGGACTCTCACCATAAAGCAAAGGCCTACCAGAACATTCTAACACggtgaaattattttataataaaagagaaaatatttcgCTTATCTATTTGGAACAGGTTTATGCAAATACACACTTACTTTCAATAAGTGAACAGAAATAAAGTTGAGAACTCTGCATTCTATCCTCACCATTCGTGACTGTCTCTGCTTGGCATCTAAAAAAAGTCAAGAATGAAAATGTCAGTAtaagaaaatgtgaaataataattaataaagtaaataaatgaatgcttaAACAGTAAATATATCCGTGGCACAACATAAATGCTTTAGTCAACTAGACGTATAGCTCACATCTGATGCCCATCATTTTTTCCCTAAAATAAATCTAACGTGTGGCCTAGAGGACAACACAATATCACACATGCCAAGCAATACACATTCACTATACACATTCACATTCACGAATTTGAAGTAAACACAACACTTGCTCTTAACGCAGAACGCAACAACAATACATCCCACCGCCTCATTGTGTAGATGATATAAATACTTTATGCAACCAGAAACGGTGTTTTTGATGAGCCCGGTAGCTGTGATTTTTCAATTCACTAATATAAcatataacaaatattaatttcaCTATATCTACATTTGGACAGCTTGACATTCTCAATGTTTTGACGGAATTGCTTCGCTCTTGTCCGGCTAGCTCAGCTGCTTTAGCTGCTAACTGCTTATCTGTTTAAAACGTCACGCACTCCTTTACAATCCATTACAGGTTTAGGTGTTCGCAAATGACCGAAATGTATAATAGCATACAAATACTTACAAAGAATTGGCGGTACATGTGAATACCGTGACAAAGACGAAACGGTTTAGAGACGCTGCTAGCCGGCTAGCTCTCCTCTACCACAGAGCTCCCGTATCCAGGCGACAATTCCGGTTAGCATGAGTGAACGCCGATTGGCTGGAAGCATGTGACGTAGCTAAACGTCAACTGCTCAGCATTGAAATATACGCGGCTCATGGTGTTACTTTATTCACCGCGGTGGTGTTTAATTAAGAAATCCCAATCCATGTGCTTATTTTCCTATAATTTTCccatgtttgatttgttactGTAACGTGGAAAAAAGAGATGACGAAAACATTTCATGCGTATAATAGTATTTATAACATATATACAGTGTACATGTAATCTTCCTATACTTTGGCAATGCAAGGGATATTCTTTCCTATATATGAATCTTAACTGTTCGTGAAACTATTTCACTAGCCTTGAACGTACAATATAACCACAGGAGTCTCAAACTTATAACTAAAAGGGAAGATGTCTGTATTTAAACTGGGCAAATCTTAAAACGCTCACTGAAACCAACGTTTGGCAATGTCTCCCTCTGCTGGACAGAAATGGCCATTATTTACGAATTAACCCAGGTTAATGGGATGATAGCCATTCTTTTTTATCCACAGCTAAAACAAAAGTCATTTTATCTTTGCAGCCTGCTCTAAATGTGTACTATCATCTTATACAAAGATCTGTTCTTGTAAAACAAAGCATCTTTATAGTTCTTTGATTATATAATGTTTGCATATTGCTGGGTGTGGCAATGACACACAACCATAGTTACATGTAAACTGGTACTTGCAAATGAGGCCTACCACATAGTTTGAAATTCCAGTCCCTGTATGTAAACACCTAAATGAAACGATGCATCACACACAGTACAGCGCCACACCTTTAAATGAGAAATACATCACAGCAGTATCACACTTGTGCTGTGGATACATTCACTTTAAACAGTGTTAGTTTCAGGTATGGCCGATAAACCCTCAATCAGGTTGGACTGGATTTATTgatgattttttaaagctttttctcatttttcttgGCATTTCCTGTTTCTCGTATGTCTTAGAGCTTCCCGGCATTACACGGTAAGTGGAAATaagttttgaaaatacaaatcTTATGATAATACAGGTCCAATATTTGGGTGCATGTTGTCATTTAGAATTTACTTTTTAgcaattgagattttttttgctaATACCACAAGAGTGGTTGCCAGAGGTACAGTAGGTGAAATCCGTGACGATGTCAGTATTGaaaagtaaaatacaaatattaacgTGTGGATGAATGTAAGGATGGTGCAGGATAATTGTAAAAGTAGAAGTTCTTGTAAGTAACATTGTGTTGTATAGATGTCCTTTATAGGATCTTTTGGAGCACAAAGTCAATTCTTTCACTCTTCAGCAtttcattgtattattttagcctaaatttatattgtaattttgaaaataacaaaatgtttgttttgatgcacTTGTTGTTAATTTTGTAGCAGTTAAATCTTTATGCTTAATGagattttatgcttaaaaattTAACGAAAGAGATACGAGTTTTGTACTTTGTTCTTAAATAAAAGTGCAATTCACACAGAATTTCAATTATAACCAAAAGTCTTTTTTATCTGCTCACAGCAAAAGTGacaatgttgtttttctcctacgcatttctaaatattatttatttttcaatggtggACTGACTGGTCTAACTAGAAATGAAATGCAAAGTCATAGGGTTGTTACATTGCAATGTGTCACCATACTTGTAACATCATAATGCATACCAAAACGTTTTACAAATTCCATTTAATTGGAAAAGGGCCAGTGTTTTTCCACAAAACTTTGTGATCAGGCTTTGAAACAATTTGAAGTAACTGTTATAGATCGCTGAATGCCTCCAGAGTTACATATTAATCAAAGACCAAATCTCCACCGGCTAATTAAAAAGATAATCACCAACACAAAAAACGTCTTAATGACAAACCCATTAAAGTTTTTTCGGTAAATTTAGACCGTGCAGTCATGGCACCAGTTATCAAGAGATTCCTTGACCCAAACTAGGATGGCCTGGTTCTACGGATGTTTCCTTGTGCAAAAATATAACACATCAGTTGTCTTTCGTGATGTCTTagaacatgttttgtgtttttcaggacACCGGTGGTGATCAGGGATGAACTGGTCTGGACTAGAGTCTTTAATCAGCGGGGTCAATAAATACTCCACGGTGTTTGGCCGTGTGTGGCTGTCCGTGGTGTTTGTGTTTCGCGTGATGGTTTTCGTGGTGGCGGCCCAGCGCGTTTGGGGCGACGAGAGCAAAGAATTTGTGTGCAACACCAAGCAGCCAGGCTGCAATAATGTCTGTTATGACCATACCTTCCCCATATCTCACATCCGTCTGTGGGCTTTGCAGCTCATCTTCGTCACATGCCCGTCGCTCCTGGTTGTAGCCCACGTCAAATACAGAGAGGAAaaggacaaaaaatatttgaccGACCACAAAGGCACCCACTTGTATGCCAACCCAGGGAAAAAACGTGGGGGTCTTTGGTGGACCTACCTTCTGAGTTTGGTCATCAAAATATTGGTAGATGTCACATTTCTATATATTCTTCATTACATATATAAAGGCTACGACCTTCCCCGCCTTGTTAAGTGCTCGCTGGACCCGTGTCCTAATACGGTGGATTGCTTCATTTCCCGGCCTACGGAGAAGAAGATCTTTATGCAGTTTATGGTGATCTCCTCTGTGATCTGCATCCTCATGTGCATCTGTGAAATGGTTTATCTCATCGGAAAGCGAATAGTGAAAAATTGTACGAAGCCCCAAGAACGTCCAGAGCGTTGTAAGCGAGTTGACCCCACGAGATCCAGCAACCAAAGCTTGAGTTCACGGAAATCAAAGGAGACCAAATTAGACAAAATTGCCATTTAATGACAAAACCTTCAAACCTTTCAGACTCTTTATAAAACTAAGCTTATTTTCTCCGCCATTCACATTcagatgaaacaaaaaaatctttataggGGTTAAAACCCTCAAATCtcattttacattcaaatacatctttattaatatataatttagaTCTTTCTATTGTAAGGTCTTAAATCTTATCTTCATTCACATGTAGAATGAAATCTATCAAAATGCTTCACTTTATAAATGTTCCGCCCCActtttgtaatttaatacaaaacgTATCGGGGCGGTTTCCAGTTTAATGTGGTATTTGTAACTGTGACTGTAtatgtcatgtttattatttgttgtttttgtttccatttgtaCATGTTGTGTACGTAACAATCAAACGTTCATTTACTTGTAGGTGTTGCCTTTGTTTTCTGGAGTCAACATGAGAtgagaaagaaatgtattttgcacattaTAAACGTAAGAAAACGATGATGTCATATCAGGCTTGTACAGCTTTCTGTATGATATCCGTCATGCTCTCGTTCATTCAGTTTTCAGTTCATTTTGCACTTCGTTTGTACCCTGAAtgcacttaaaaacaaaatctttaGCACCCTATGCCCAGTGCACTTTAATTTACATGTTAcataagaaacacatttttccttCAGCATCCAATGATCACATCCCTCCTACACACACATCTGTATCACACCACAGTCAAGCACTAAAAATGGATTTACTACCATCGTTCAACCATGAGAAATAAACTCGTTTTCATCCAACAAATCATTGAAAGAGATGAACCTGAAAAAATTCAAAGCATCGACACGTTAGCCTGCATATCGTCTCTTCAAACCTTCAGCGGGTTGACCAGAAAcagcacatgtcctaatgtatGATTCACTCACTTCTGCGCTGCTCCTCCTACACATGTGCCCTGGCTTCATCTCAACCACACACTGCAAACAATCCATCCCACTCACAGACTCACACTcacaaccacacacactttTCTGAAATACCACATATCAACCAAAGCTTGAGTTCACGAAAATCAAAGGAGACCAAACATGACAAAACCGTCATTTAATGACAACATCTTGCAACCTTTTGGACTTAAAAAGAAGAATCTCCAACATTCATATACAGAGGATACAAAAATGAAGGACAAAACATAACCAAAAAAAAGCTTGCTTTACAATCGTTTAATCTTTGTAAGGGGTTAGAAATGTAAATTGTCAAGACCACTTATAAATGTTCCGACCCacttttgtaatttaataaaaaatatcaaactcACTGTTTACTCAACAATGTGATTGgacgtttttatttataagatagCTAGActtacactcacctaaaggattattaggaacacctgttcaatttctcattaatgcaattatggtggtggtgtaatggtgtgggggatgttttcttggcacactttaggccccttagtgccaactgggcatcgtttaaatgccacggcctacctgagcattgtttctgaccatgtccatccctttatgaccaccatgtacccatcctctgatggctactcccagcaggataatgcaccatgtcacaaagctcaaatcattttaaattggtttcttgaacgtgacaatgagttcactgtactaaaatggcccccacagtcaccagatctcaacccaatagagcatctttgggatgtggtggaacagGGGCTTTGGGCATCCCATacatctccatcaactgcaagatgctatcctatcaatatgggccaacatttctaaagaatgctttcagcaccttgttgaatcaatgccacgtacaataaagttctgaaggcgaaagggggtcaaaaacagtattagtatggtgttcctaataatcctttaggtgagtgtataactTGAATTGTATCAGTTtagtttacattttcaaaagtaattttaaatgtaaatttaaagaattgatgtaaaaaaaaatgactaaGAAACATTACAGATAAAATTGTGATCACGGCATGACATTTTTACCATGAAGTTATGCAAATGTTATTCCTGAATCTTTTAATAGTTCGCTAAGAATAACCTTTTTAAGAACATTTAGCAATGACGGGAGTGTTGAAAAAATACTCTTTAAACCTTCCTGCAGAATTATTTTGCAACTTAAGACTGAATGTTGAACCTTTTGAGCCAAACTTCTGGGAACATCTGAACACATTATAGTTTGCAGCGGGATGCTGACATCATTGCGTCAAACCTTGTGACCATTCCATTTAgataacacaaaatatatttttaaggaagttggtaacccaacaacaacgatacccattcacttctacggTATGGGCac
The sequence above is drawn from the Triplophysa dalaica isolate WHDGS20190420 chromosome 15, ASM1584641v1, whole genome shotgun sequence genome and encodes:
- the ptp4a2a gene encoding protein tyrosine phosphatase type IVA 2a, whose product is MNRPAPVEITYECMRFLITHNPTNSQLTKFTEELKSFGVQTLVRVCEATYDKTPVEKEGIEVLDRPFDDGCSPPDQIVDEWLNLLKCKFKEEPGCCIAVHCVAGLGRAPVLVAIALIECGMMYEDAVQFIREKRRGAFNAKQLMYLEKYKPKMRLRFKDANGQNCCVQ
- the gjb9a gene encoding gap junction protein beta 9a, giving the protein MNWSGLESLISGVNKYSTVFGRVWLSVVFVFRVMVFVVAAQRVWGDESKEFVCNTKQPGCNNVCYDHTFPISHIRLWALQLIFVTCPSLLVVAHVKYREEKDKKYLTDHKGTHLYANPGKKRGGLWWTYLLSLVIKILVDVTFLYILHYIYKGYDLPRLVKCSLDPCPNTVDCFISRPTEKKIFMQFMVISSVICILMCICEMVYLIGKRIVKNCTKPQERPERCKRVDPTRSSNQSLSSRKSKETKLDKIAI